From Paenibacillus sp. FSL H8-0537:
TCGCAGCTCGGCAACAGCAATGCTGGTCGCTGTATTGCAAGCAACAACCAAGGCATCAATTCCTTCGCCTACCATCGTTTCCACAGCCTCCAGAATAAAAGCTCTGACTTCCTCCTTCGACTTCGTTCCATAAGGAACATGCAAATTATCAGCCATAAAAAGATAATCCTGAGCAGGGAGTCGTCGAAGCGCCTCAGCCATTACGGTTAGCCCGCCAATACCCGAATCCAAAAAACCAATTTTCATTTTTATCGTTCCCTAACTTTTGTAATAAAGGCTTATACCAGCATAGCGCGATAGCAGGCTATAGGCAATATCCGTAAAGAAGATTATCAGCAGCATACGCTCATAAACGAATACATTTTTTCAAAAAAAGAACCAACCAGACGTTCCTGATTGGCCTTTTTCCCTATTATATATCATTTTACTTACATTTTTTAAAAGACGCCTACGGCATTATAAGCTTGCTTAACTGAAGCTACTTGCGTCGAAGTTGCGCCGTACAGCTCCGTTGCCGATTGGATGACTGCTGCACGAGTGGCGGAGAAATTAGAGAATGTCGACAAATAGTATACAAGCGCATTGTAATAAATTTGTACCGCTTGTTCCCTGCCAATGCCCGTAACGCTCACCCCGCTAAACGTTCCGCCTTGCGCCAGCAAATAAAACGCTTTGTTGTTAATGCCGCTATTTATATGCACGCCGCCATTGTCAGCGGAACCCGTATAGCGATTGCTGTAGTGGGCGGGCTGATTATACAAAGTTGGATTGGCTAGCGAGCGAAGCGCATCTCCCGGAATGCCTGGCGTATACACATCATCCCCGATCAACCAGCCGTCCCCTTCAATGGAGTTGCCGATAATATCGGAAATCGATTCATTAATAGCTCCCGATTCGCCGTAATACTCCAGATTAGCCGTATATTCCGTTACGCCATGCGTAAACTCGTGGCCGACTACATCCAAATCGCCAGACAGCGGCACAAAGGTGACACCATCGCCATCGCCGTATACCATTTGCACGCCATTCCAGAACGCATTGTTATAGTTCGTATAATAATGAACCGTAGAACGGAGCTGCAAGCCATTGTTGTTCAAGCTGTTGCGGCCGAATTTCTGGAAATAATAATCATAGGTTTTAGCTGCATAAGCATGAGCGTCAACGGCTGCTCTATCCGTCCAAATGTTCGTTGATCTGGAGAAAATCGTTCCTGGAAGCGACAGTCCATTATTTGCATTATAAGTTACAATGCCGTTCCCGCGCGTTGTATCATACAGCTGATAATTGGAGCCAACCTGCCTCGTTTCAAATGTTTTGCTGTCTCCGTTCACACCTGTTCCCGTACCCGTTATATGATGCAAAATATTATATTTAAACAATACGCTGCCTGTCTCCGCCGCGATAAAATATCTAACCCGCAGCGGCTCAGGCTCCAGTACATTCACTTCTGTAATATAAGATAATACCGGCTGGCCATCCTGTACGAAATAATACAAATCTGCTTTAGGAGTCGTTTGCGACTCGCCAAGCGCGCCATACTCCTGTGCCACGTCAGCCTCGGCGGCGGCAATCGCGTCTGCTTCGCTAATCGGAATGACCGGAACGAGCGTTTGCGGCAGCTTTTCCTGCACATTTTCAACAACGCTGCCGAGAAGGGACGCCACCTGTCCTTCACTATCAACATGCAGCGTCTGATCGGCACCATATACAGGAATGCCCGACGCATATTGGCTCAGCCTAAAATGGATCGTCCCGGTTGAATCATTGATCTGCTGCTCTACAATACGGAAATGATCACGAATGTCACCCTCTGTGCCAACATTCAATCTGTCTCTTACACTTTCCAAATAGCCCCATACCTTTTCCTCAGGAGATATAGCCAAAGGAGCTACCCAATCCGGCGCCGTAATGAAAATTTGCGAGGAATCAGTGAAATTTGGCTCGCTATTTTCTTCTGCTGCGACTATCGAGGCGAATGAACCAAATACCAGCATACCTGCAACAATGGAAGCTACTCTCTTTTTCATAAAACACACTCCTCCAATATGAATACTATGGTATAAATGCAAGCGAGTACCTGTTGATTTTCATTCAGGCGAATGCCAAAGCTGTTATCTGGGTTGAGAGACGGTTGCGACGGGCCACTTACCTTTCATTGCTAGTAGTCAGCCTTAAACCTATCACCTACCTAATAAGGAAATTTTTTCAAACTTTTGAAGCTGATTTCATATTACACGAGAGTCTTTCCTTTGTGAAGCTTTTTTTGATAATTTTGGAAATTTATTCTAACCTTCTATGTAAGATTACTTTAAGTTATTCGCCCTATGTCTTCCATAATTAATTATTCTAAAAAAAGGATTTTGGAAAACTTTGACGAATGATGACAGGTATAGAGAGACTATATAACTATAGATGGGAGTCATATCTTTGCAAACACCACCTAGAAGACCGGGAACATCGCCCTATAGGCCCGGGCCGCCCTCAGCAGCGAGGCCTACCCGTGCCCAAACTCAGCGGCCAGTTGCCAATCCGCGAGTGGCCTCCGGACAAGCGACTGCAGCAGCACGCCAAGCCGTTCCTCCTGCGTCTGCTCGACCTGTACCACAACCCGCACCAGTTGCGCACAACAAACAACCGAAAAATAGGCTGGCTTTAGCGATTATATCGCTTATTTTTGGCATTATTAGCGTATTGCTGTGTATTGGTGGCTTGCTCATCTTTATCGGAACGGCGCTAAATCCTTATGCCGATGACACAGTCGGAATGGCGAGCTTTATTATTTCTGGCATTCTTATTGTCATCTTCAGCCTGCTCGGCTTTATTTTCGGTTTAGCATCCAAGCGCTCCTCAAGCGGCAAAGGCATGGCAATTGCAGGCATTATTTTATCCGCGCCTCCACTGTTTCTGACGGTGCTTGGGGTAGGCGGCTTTATGTTTGCTGCGATATTCGCAATGTATTAAGTTAACACTTGGCAACACTTTTCTTGAAGTAAATAAGCCTTCGCATTCCATATGGAATGCAAAGGCTTATTTTGTTTTTCTAGCTTGATATAAAACTATTGAGCTGCTACTGCTTCAAAATCCCTGGCAGCACTTCAATCAGCTTCTCTCTTGCAAGCGGATCAGTTGAAACGCCTAGGCTTCCATCAATAAAATAAACTTTCCCTGCTTTAACTGCCGGGAGATCTCTCCAGATCGGCTCAGTGATCATTTTTTTCGCCGCTTCGCCTTCTTCTGCATCAATGTAGACGATGAAAATGCGGTCGCCAGCCAACTCCGGAAGCATTTCGGCAGATATATCGACATAGCCATAGCCTTTTGGATCCTCAATCAGCTTTTGAATCGGTTCAGTCGGCTTAAAGCCGTCCTTATCATAAACAAAGCTTGCTAAATAGCTGGTTGTGTATACGCTCAGCCTGTTCGCCGTTAACATATGCTGAAATACAGAGGCTGTTTCACCCTCTTTGATCGTTCCATCCGTCACCAAAGCCTTCCACATGTCAGCCACTTTCCCATTATGCTCGTTTAGAAAAGCATCTGCCTCCTTTTCATAACCGAACCATTCGCCAATTCGTTTAATACGCTCTGCCATCGGGTCCCATTCGTTCGTTACGAGAACCGGAGCAATTTTGGACATCGCTTCAATTTGTGCGGCATCCGTAACCGAGGTAATAATAACATCCGGCTGAATCTCGATCAGCTTCTCTGCACTAATGGGCCAGCCCACATCTGCAACATCTTTAATTTTCTCTTTATATACGGCATTTTCCAAACCGCCTTGCACTAATCCCACAGGCAGAATACCAAATAACAAAATATCGCCTACCGTATTGTCTGTATATACGACCCGCTGCGGCGAGCTAGGAATTTCTACTTTTCTGTCTGTTGAATCCGTCACGGTTTTCGTTGCTGCTACCTGTGATTCCGTATTTCCCGTTGCGGCTGGCGCTGCTTCTCCCTGCACCGAGTTAGCCTCGTTGCTGCTGCCACAAGCGCTAATCATCGTTGCCATTAAAATAAACATAAGACTCGTCCATAACCATGGTGTCTTGTTCAATAAAGCTTTCATTTTGCACATTCCCCTTTATATATCGATAATGATTCTCAACATCATTTATTATATCGCTACACTTAATTGTGCCACAATGGATAGAACGGCTGTTTTTTTGCACCAATCGGAAGGCAGATGGACGAATCGGATGCATTGTAATGAATGGACATTTCGTGTAAAATCAATTCCATTGATAACTATTCTCAAAAAGAGGTGTTTGTTTTGAATTTGAATATGCTGCATGCCACGAGCCCGGTAAACTCCCTATCCTTTCAACTGCATGGCATGCTGCAAGGCAGCTATTCTCACCCATTAATCGTACCACAGCAGGAGCTTACAACGTACACGCTGATCGTTGTACAGCAAGGGGAAGGTGTCCTGACTTGGAACAACGAAGAGCATTCCTTAATGTACGGCACCTGCTTTCTGCTAAATCCACACTGTACGATTGAGATAAAAAATACAGATCAATCCCCGCTATCGCTGTGGATTTTAACCTTTTCCATACATACGAACGAGAGTCATCCGCCTTCCCTTTTAAACGCTGGGGAATTTAGCGTCCCGTCCTTCGAGGCGTTAATCCGCGAGCTTAAGGAAATCGCCAAGCACCAGCATACAGCTGATGCTCAGGAGAAAATGGCTGCACATAACAGCTTTCAGAAGCTGATGGGCAGCCTGCTTCAGCATCTGGGACCGCATAAAAAAACAGAAAACTCGCGACAGGCTGTGCTGGAAATCATCGCTAAGTTGAAGGAGAATTACCAGCAGGACGTATCCGTTGAGGAGCTTGCCAGGCAAGCCAAAATCAGCATTCGCCGATTTACCCATTGGTTTAAGCTGTTGACCGGCACCAATGTATCCGGCTTTATGACCGCTTTGCGGATAAATCAAGCCAAGCAGCTGCTGCTGAGCGGCGGACGCCTGCAGGAAATTGCCGATACCGTCGGATACCGGGATGAGTTTTATTTTAATCGGCGCTTCAAGCAAACCGTAGGGATATCACCCGGCCAATTCATTCGCAATCATAAAAAACAGCAGGTTAACATTTGCGCGATGAGCTGTCTCGGCCATTTGCTTGCGCTAGGCATTCGCCCCATTGCTGCTGCCAAAAACCTGGCGAACAATTTGCATCTTCGCGAGCTAAGCTCAGATATTCATAAGGTTAACAGCATCCCTATGCAGCTTGAGGAAATAGCCAATCTTCAGCCAGAGCTCATTCTTGCCCCTTGCCAAAACGATTACGACAAGCTGTCCACCATTGCTCCGACCCTATTGTTGTCAGGTAATGAGCATAACCCGCTCTCCCTACTTCAAATGCTTGGAGAAACGTTCAATAAGCAGCAGGAGGCTGAGCAGTGGATTGTGCAATACAATCGGAAAACTGAGCGGCATAAGGCGCGATTAGCTGATATTTTTGCAAGTGACGAAACGTTCTCCTCTATTGAAATTCGCTCGGATTCGATTTATGTGTTCGGCAATTTCTGGTGCAGAGGCGCCTACAATTTATATGACGGTCTGGAACTCGCTGCCCCAGCTATTATTCAGCGGGAAATGATTAACAAGGAAGCATACCGCATTATTTCGGAGGAGCAGCTCCCGCTTTATGTGGGCGATCATCTCTTTTTGACGATAGTCGATCCCGATCGGTTTAAGCAATTATCCGCTACTTTATGGTGGAAATCTCTTCCTGCAGTGAAGAATAATCACGTCTATCACACACAATTGGAAAAATTCCGCGTTAGCGACCCTATTTCGCTGCATAAGCAGCTGGATACGCAAATGAAATTGCTGCTTGCACGCTGATTACGCTAATTAAGAAGCTTCAAGGCTGATTTCAGCTTGCATTCAACAGATCATGCTTGTATACAAAAGAAAGAACGTCGAGCCCAACGCTCGTCGTTCTTTTGTTCACTTGCAATCCTATTGGACCTTAAACCTCATGTGACCATCTTACCTTCAGGCTCTGGAACTATACAGCTTAGTTAACCTGCTCATGAAGCCTGCTTGGCAGCGGATTGTGCATTAGGAGTGCTTTGCCTGCCTGGCCCTGCAACGAATGCAGCCACAATGCCAAGAACAGCGAAGACCATACTTAGCATAAATCCATGATTAATCGCGGTTCCCAAAGAATCACGTACGAAAGCAATAATATCTTGCGGAACATTGCCTGCCCCTCGCACGAGCTGTTCTGGATTCGCCAGCGTTGCGATCTGATCTTGCGGAATGTGGTGCTCAGCCGCTCCATCCGACAGCAGCGTCTTCAAGTTGTTGTTGACTATGGTCGCCATGATCG
This genomic window contains:
- a CDS encoding helix-turn-helix domain-containing protein, yielding MNLNMLHATSPVNSLSFQLHGMLQGSYSHPLIVPQQELTTYTLIVVQQGEGVLTWNNEEHSLMYGTCFLLNPHCTIEIKNTDQSPLSLWILTFSIHTNESHPPSLLNAGEFSVPSFEALIRELKEIAKHQHTADAQEKMAAHNSFQKLMGSLLQHLGPHKKTENSRQAVLEIIAKLKENYQQDVSVEELARQAKISIRRFTHWFKLLTGTNVSGFMTALRINQAKQLLLSGGRLQEIADTVGYRDEFYFNRRFKQTVGISPGQFIRNHKKQQVNICAMSCLGHLLALGIRPIAAAKNLANNLHLRELSSDIHKVNSIPMQLEEIANLQPELILAPCQNDYDKLSTIAPTLLLSGNEHNPLSLLQMLGETFNKQQEAEQWIVQYNRKTERHKARLADIFASDETFSSIEIRSDSIYVFGNFWCRGAYNLYDGLELAAPAIIQREMINKEAYRIISEEQLPLYVGDHLFLTIVDPDRFKQLSATLWWKSLPAVKNNHVYHTQLEKFRVSDPISLHKQLDTQMKLLLAR
- a CDS encoding M4 family metallopeptidase — its product is MKKRVASIVAGMLVFGSFASIVAAEENSEPNFTDSSQIFITAPDWVAPLAISPEEKVWGYLESVRDRLNVGTEGDIRDHFRIVEQQINDSTGTIHFRLSQYASGIPVYGADQTLHVDSEGQVASLLGSVVENVQEKLPQTLVPVIPISEADAIAAAEADVAQEYGALGESQTTPKADLYYFVQDGQPVLSYITEVNVLEPEPLRVRYFIAAETGSVLFKYNILHHITGTGTGVNGDSKTFETRQVGSNYQLYDTTRGNGIVTYNANNGLSLPGTIFSRSTNIWTDRAAVDAHAYAAKTYDYYFQKFGRNSLNNNGLQLRSTVHYYTNYNNAFWNGVQMVYGDGDGVTFVPLSGDLDVVGHEFTHGVTEYTANLEYYGESGAINESISDIIGNSIEGDGWLIGDDVYTPGIPGDALRSLANPTLYNQPAHYSNRYTGSADNGGVHINSGINNKAFYLLAQGGTFSGVSVTGIGREQAVQIYYNALVYYLSTFSNFSATRAAVIQSATELYGATSTQVASVKQAYNAVGVF
- a CDS encoding ABC transporter substrate-binding protein, giving the protein MKALLNKTPWLWTSLMFILMATMISACGSSNEANSVQGEAAPAATGNTESQVAATKTVTDSTDRKVEIPSSPQRVVYTDNTVGDILLFGILPVGLVQGGLENAVYKEKIKDVADVGWPISAEKLIEIQPDVIITSVTDAAQIEAMSKIAPVLVTNEWDPMAERIKRIGEWFGYEKEADAFLNEHNGKVADMWKALVTDGTIKEGETASVFQHMLTANRLSVYTTSYLASFVYDKDGFKPTEPIQKLIEDPKGYGYVDISAEMLPELAGDRIFIVYIDAEEGEAAKKMITEPIWRDLPAVKAGKVYFIDGSLGVSTDPLAREKLIEVLPGILKQ